Proteins encoded in a region of the Veillonella parvula genome:
- a CDS encoding efflux RND transporter periplasmic adaptor subunit, protein MKEFLQKHRKRIVTGAVVLCVLGGGTYYYMDSLNANQAQTLYTTGKVEKGDVKTSISATGTINPVNYVDVSTNVAGKLEKVLVKENDQVTAGQVIAYIDTRQLQASVDDARAALAKAELDMNRYKSLAAQDAIAQQTYDDSVTSYERAKSTYERAAADLSDATITAPMSGTVVGTPLKAGQTISTGISTQMIIATIADLKNLEIYLTVDETDIGNIKQGAKVEFTVDSKPGETFTGYVSEIAKGTKGNMGTTSSSVVYYTVKVQIPENIAGNFLPTMTARATIFGEDIKNTLVVPLTAVRTDKQGEYVYVIKDGQPVRTAVSTGVTGDTNVQILKGLSEGDEIIVSGDVNAPKNNVAGPF, encoded by the coding sequence ATGAAAGAGTTCTTACAAAAGCATCGTAAACGCATAGTGACTGGTGCTGTTGTTCTTTGTGTTCTTGGTGGCGGCACATATTACTACATGGATAGTCTAAATGCAAATCAAGCACAAACGTTATACACTACTGGCAAGGTTGAAAAGGGTGATGTAAAAACTAGTATCAGTGCCACAGGTACTATTAACCCTGTAAATTATGTAGATGTTTCTACAAATGTTGCTGGTAAACTTGAAAAAGTTTTAGTTAAAGAGAATGATCAAGTTACGGCCGGTCAAGTTATCGCTTATATTGATACACGTCAATTACAAGCATCTGTTGATGATGCTCGTGCGGCGTTAGCCAAAGCAGAACTTGATATGAATCGTTATAAATCTTTGGCGGCTCAAGATGCTATTGCACAACAAACATATGATGATTCTGTAACATCTTATGAACGTGCTAAATCTACTTATGAACGTGCGGCTGCAGATTTAAGTGATGCTACTATTACAGCTCCAATGTCTGGTACTGTTGTTGGTACACCGCTAAAAGCCGGTCAAACTATTAGTACTGGAATTTCCACACAAATGATCATTGCTACCATTGCAGATTTAAAAAATTTAGAGATTTATCTTACTGTAGACGAAACCGATATTGGCAATATTAAACAAGGTGCTAAGGTAGAGTTTACTGTAGATTCTAAGCCAGGTGAAACTTTCACAGGTTACGTTTCTGAAATTGCAAAAGGTACAAAGGGTAATATGGGCACTACAAGTAGTAGTGTTGTGTACTATACTGTTAAGGTTCAAATTCCTGAAAATATTGCAGGTAATTTCTTACCAACTATGACGGCTCGTGCCACAATCTTTGGTGAAGATATTAAAAATACATTGGTAGTTCCTCTTACTGCTGTACGTACGGACAAACAAGGTGAGTATGTATATGTTATAAAAGATGGTCAACCAGTACGAACCGCTGTCTCTACAGGTGTAACTGGGGATACTAATGTTCAAATCTTAAAAGGTTTATCTGAAGGTGATGAAATTATCGTAAGTGGTGATGTGAATGCACCAAAAAATAATGTAGCTGGACCATTCTAA
- a CDS encoding ABC transporter ATP-binding protein, whose protein sequence is MNQTVIDIQGITKTYVNGKLSVPVLHGIDLVVNKGEFVSIMGPSGSGKSTFMNILGCLDRPTTGSYRLNGDEVATLSDDELAYVRNKQIGFVFQSFNLLTKLTALENVALPMIYAGVNKKMRIERATQLLQSVGLGERMDHLPSELSGGQRQRVAIARALANNPAIIMADEPTGNLDSKSTIDVMNIFRGLHDEGRTILLVTHEPDIATYASRNVVLKDGIIVEDSINSNMTPIKEVPNV, encoded by the coding sequence ATGAACCAAACAGTAATTGACATACAAGGAATTACAAAAACCTATGTGAATGGCAAATTATCAGTACCTGTTCTACATGGCATTGATTTAGTTGTCAATAAGGGTGAATTTGTATCCATTATGGGGCCATCTGGATCTGGTAAATCAACCTTTATGAATATTCTCGGATGTTTGGACCGACCTACAACTGGTTCTTATCGACTCAATGGAGACGAGGTTGCTACCTTATCTGATGATGAACTCGCGTATGTACGTAACAAACAGATAGGTTTTGTATTTCAAAGCTTTAATTTGTTGACAAAATTGACAGCCCTAGAAAATGTAGCGCTTCCTATGATTTATGCCGGTGTAAATAAAAAGATGCGTATTGAACGGGCCACTCAATTATTACAGTCTGTCGGCTTGGGCGAGCGTATGGACCATTTGCCATCCGAGTTGTCTGGTGGGCAACGTCAACGTGTGGCGATTGCTCGTGCATTGGCAAATAATCCTGCTATTATCATGGCTGATGAACCGACAGGGAATCTTGACTCCAAGTCAACCATTGACGTTATGAACATCTTTCGAGGCCTTCATGATGAAGGCCGTACGATTCTTCTAGTTACACATGAACCGGATATTGCTACATACGCGAGTCGTAATGTAGTCTTGAAAGATGGGATAATCGTAGAGGATTCGATCAATTCTAATATGACTCCTATAAAGGAGGTGCCTAATGTATAA